The Montipora capricornis isolate CH-2021 chromosome 6, ASM3666992v2, whole genome shotgun sequence genome has a window encoding:
- the LOC138054549 gene encoding kinetochore protein NDC80 homolog gives MRRTTLGTLNIGNQNRQSVREKKTSLGTRQSIGTRRPSSSGRSSLANPRSRPSSQYGRENCAQMKDPRPLSDRGYQQKMIRYLMEFLTEFNYPHQISMRILSAPSMKEFCNIFKFLYKYIKADTQNTTALEQKPADEIPKVFKMLGYAFPISKSNLQSVGSPHAWPILLGALCWLIELIRLGLSIGQDIEGHVLFPEDNYGAGEEYQEDGRQPEDKYFFSYLDKGYAAFMAGQELHELGEYDNEFVENIRSRNAALLDGMEDLMKENMALEEEFKSLESDSSRLQKLSEKKTTLISDREKFVSYVGDLKKHKKQLEDVNSTLTEELQGLKVEQDAAMQENSMLQHTLNNQELSAADVERMKHEKRELQKAVEQLEKSRDYFDQQIWEKEMQYAKKHEESEKHIREYNEQARKLKLIPKTAENANGFDFEMHFNPHSLRPDQGVLTDFKGTIKPALLRLKQQISEKSRAMKSQVVTEEETYDQIADMVADKQEEVTNLEMKLQALDKDLEWKKEIMAKEYQKTTGTTQTLEEQVQQMRAKVLECEEAVEQQENKFKDISLRARENTVTFEQEKEEFTAFLMKACDVIKEHKMIMQNRINEVLELAKDELEQAKEEEISTSSFLLQYQQKLKNEAE, from the exons ATGAGACGTACTACCTTAGGAACTTTGAACATTGGAAACCAAAACAGGCAATCTGTTCGAGAAAAGAAGACCTCTCTCGGAACGCGGCAATCGATTGGAACAAGACGACCATCGTCATCTGGAAGATCGTCGCTAGCAAATCCAAGGAG CCGGCCCTCCAGCCAGTATGGCAGAGAAAACTGTGCGCAGATGAAAGACCCAAGACCACTTTCAGACCGAG GTTATCAACAAAAGATGATCAGATATCTTATGGAG TTTCTAACAGAATTTAATTATCCACACCAAATCTCTATGAGAATTCTGAGTGCCCCCTCAATGAAGGAGTTTTGCAACATCTTCAAG tTTCTCTACAAGTACATCAAAGCTGACACCCAGAATACAACAGCTCTTGAGCAAAAACCAGCAGATGAAATTCCTAAGGTCTTCAAGATGCTtgg GTATGCATTTCCCATTTCAAAGAGTAACTTGCAATCTGTTGGAAGTCCACATGCATGGCCAATTCTTCTGGGTGCACTGTGTTGGCTCATTGAGCTTATTAGG CTTGGATTGAGCATTGGTCAAGACATTGAAGGACATGTTTTGTTCCCAGAGGACAACTATGGAGCAGGAGAAGAATACCAAGAGGATGGACGGCAACCTGAGGATAAA tacttCTTTAGTTATCTTGATAAGGGCTATGCAGCCTTTATGGCGGGCCAAGAACTTCATGAGCTTGGAGAATATGACAATGAGTTTGTTGAAAACATCC GATCAAGAAATGCTGCTTTGCTTGATG GAATGGAAGATTTGATGAAGGAAAACATGGCACTTGAAGAAGAATTTAAATCCTTGGAAAGTGATTCT tCACGCCTTCAGAAGTTATCagagaagaaaacaacattgatttCAGACAG GGAGAAATTTGTGAGCTACGTTGGAGACTTGAAGAAAcacaaaaaacaattagaagATGTGAACAGCACACTTACTGAGGAATTACAGGGACTGA AGGTAGAACAAGATGCAGCTATGCAGGAGAATTCCATGCTTCAG CACACACTTAACAACCAGGAGCTTAGTGCTGCAGACGTGGAAAGGATGAAACATGAAAAAAGAGAATTACAGAAAGCTGTGGagcaacttgaaaaaagtcgagACTATTTTGATCAACAAATTTGGGAGAAGGAAATGCAATATGCAAAAAAGCATGAAGAG TCTGAGAAACACATTCGAGAGTACAATGAACAGGCGAGGAAACTGAAACTCATCCCAAAAACAGCAGAAAATGCAAATGGATTTGATTTTGAGATGCACTTCAATCCACATTCCCTGAGACCTGATCAAGGAGTTCTTACCGACTTCAAGGGAACAATTAAG CCTGCTTTGCTTCGCCTTAAACAACAAATCAGTGAGAAAAGTCGTGCAATGAAATCTCAAGTAGTCACCGAAGAAGAAACATATGATCAG ATTGCTGATATGGTTGCTGACAAGCAGGAAGAAGTGACAAACTTGGAGATGAAATTGCAAGCTTTAGACAAGGATTTGGAATGGAAAAAGGAG ATAATGGCCAAAGAATACCAAAAGACAACCGGCACAACGCAGACTTTAGAAGAACAAGTGCAGCAAATGAGAGCCAAAGTACTGGAATGTGAAGAGGCTGTGGAACAgcaggaaaacaaatttaaagatATCAGCCTTAG AGCAAGAGAAAATACAGTCACCTTTgagcaagaaaaagaagaattcacTGCTTTCTTAATGAAGGCATGTGATGTTATAAAGGAGCACAAAATGATTATGCAG AATCGAATTAATGAAGTTCTTGAACTTGCCAAGGATGAACTTGAACAGGCAAAAGAAGAAGAGATTTCCACGTCATCGTTTCTTTTGCAGTATCaacaaaagctaaaaaacgAAGCAGAGTAG